A genomic segment from Methanobrevibacter ruminantium encodes:
- a CDS encoding molybdopterin molybdotransferase MoeA, producing MKFISNLIPLEDALAKIDENQKLMDTEKIHLKDSQGRVLAHSISSYHNSPPFDKSAMDGYAVIAEDTFGASNNVIKELKIIDRIGAGDFSDKTLSNGEAIVIATGAPIPDGANAVLMKEFTYEDGDNLEIHSQVTPGENISPKAEDIAEGDELLGENVLIRPQEMGLIASAGHSEVEVYKKPRVKLLITGNELVEPSPELDKAKIINSNQFSIAALIRSAGAIVDIGHGADDFDAVKEAIDKATNEYDVVITTGGTAISKGDVVVEAVEELGEVLFHGVAMRPGKPVGAGIVNGTQVFMLSGQPVAAMGQFDIIARHYLFKMQGLDYSHKVINRVSKTKIPSSLGRTDYIRAVADDTGVHHVLNRGSGIIRSMVEANCYIIIDENHEGIEKGDEVDLIFFNDMAWPSL from the coding sequence ATGAAGTTTATATCAAATTTAATTCCATTGGAAGACGCTTTAGCTAAAATTGATGAGAATCAAAAGCTTATGGATACAGAAAAGATACATTTAAAAGATTCTCAAGGTAGAGTTTTAGCTCATTCCATTTCCTCTTATCACAATTCCCCTCCATTTGACAAATCTGCTATGGATGGATATGCTGTGATTGCAGAGGACACCTTTGGAGCTTCCAATAATGTCATTAAAGAATTAAAGATCATTGATAGGATTGGAGCAGGGGATTTTTCAGATAAAACCTTATCCAATGGTGAAGCTATTGTTATAGCAACCGGTGCACCTATTCCGGATGGCGCAAATGCTGTTTTAATGAAGGAATTCACCTATGAAGATGGTGATAATTTAGAGATTCATTCACAAGTGACTCCTGGTGAAAACATTTCTCCAAAGGCTGAAGACATTGCTGAAGGAGATGAATTGTTAGGTGAAAATGTTTTAATCAGACCACAGGAGATGGGATTGATTGCTTCAGCAGGTCACAGTGAAGTTGAAGTTTACAAAAAGCCAAGAGTTAAATTGCTAATAACAGGTAATGAATTGGTTGAACCTTCTCCAGAGCTTGATAAGGCTAAAATAATTAATTCCAATCAATTCAGCATTGCTGCATTGATTAGAAGTGCAGGAGCTATTGTGGATATAGGACATGGTGCAGATGACTTTGATGCAGTTAAGGAAGCTATTGATAAAGCAACTAATGAATATGATGTAGTCATCACCACTGGAGGAACAGCTATCAGTAAAGGTGATGTGGTTGTTGAAGCTGTAGAGGAATTAGGCGAAGTCCTATTCCACGGTGTTGCAATGAGGCCAGGCAAACCTGTAGGTGCTGGTATAGTAAATGGCACACAAGTATTCATGCTTTCAGGTCAACCAGTAGCTGCTATGGGTCAGTTTGATATAATTGCAAGGCATTACCTATTTAAAATGCAAGGACTCGATTATTCCCATAAAGTGATTAATAGGGTATCCAAAACCAAAATACCCTCCTCTCTTGGAAGAACAGATTATATTCGTGCAGTAGCTGATGACACTGGCGTTCATCATGTATTGAATAGAGGTTCTGGTATCATCAGATCAATGGTAGAGGCAAATTGTTACATTATCATTGATGAAAACCATGAGGGAATTGAAAAAGGAGATGAAGTTGACTTGATCTTCTTCAATGATATGGCATGGCCTAGCCTTTAG
- the purL gene encoding phosphoribosylformylglycinamidine synthase subunit PurL, whose amino-acid sequence MTLTDSEVKYIEGILGREMNELEEGMLDVMFSEHCSYKSSRPILKLFPTEGENIVLGPGDDAGLVSITDEYALAVGMESHNHPSAIEPYGGAGTGIGGILRDIISMGAMPIALLDSLRFGPLEDQKSRYLFEHVVEGISDYGNRVGVPTVAGEIEFDESFRTNPLVNVLCAGLVKKDEIVMAVAPNIGDVFLLMGGTTGRDGIHGVTFASEELTSNSETEDRPAVQVADPFTKKRVLEASLEILEKIDCSGVKDLGGGGLTCCVSELVDKSGNGAVVDLRAIPLREEGMTPYEIMLSESQERMIFVINPKDVELAQAICDKHEIPSAVIGEVTDGNHMLVKDFDAEVELQTLCDVPTILLADPPSLDREMREPAKPTDLVEVVDGPIDESLIKVLSSPNIASKEWVYKQYDHEVQTRTVVKPGDDAAVLQIDDETAVAITADSNTIHTKLAPYDGGAGSVAEAIRNVVSMGAKPYAVVDCLNFGNPETPEILWQFKECIKGMSDIARKFEAPVISGNVSFYNETEGIKINPTPSVGVIGVEKLSSIRTLPFKEEGDKIIIIGKTYDEVEGSEYHRAVHSLEQGDAPKIRIDDELASANTILDLIENDGDYVKFLEGEDELAITATHDVSAGGIAIALSEMAMSGKLGCEVDISKVPAEEGISDNNLLFSESHARFIITVSADKADEILDSIDVDAAIIGEVKGDSLVIKKDDETIVDLAVADLDDAYHGVIEKYMA is encoded by the coding sequence ATGACTTTAACAGATTCTGAAGTAAAATATATTGAAGGAATTCTTGGAAGAGAAATGAACGAATTGGAAGAGGGAATGTTAGATGTAATGTTCTCTGAGCACTGTTCATATAAAAGTAGTAGGCCAATTTTAAAATTGTTCCCTACTGAAGGAGAAAACATAGTTTTAGGGCCTGGAGATGATGCAGGTCTTGTATCCATTACAGATGAATATGCTCTTGCTGTAGGTATGGAAAGTCATAATCATCCTTCAGCTATTGAGCCTTATGGTGGAGCAGGAACTGGTATTGGAGGAATATTGAGAGACATTATCTCTATGGGTGCAATGCCAATTGCACTTCTGGATAGTTTACGTTTCGGCCCACTTGAAGACCAAAAGTCCAGATACTTGTTTGAGCATGTTGTTGAAGGAATATCTGACTATGGTAATAGGGTAGGTGTTCCAACTGTTGCTGGTGAGATTGAATTTGATGAGTCCTTCAGAACCAACCCTCTTGTAAACGTATTGTGTGCAGGGCTTGTTAAAAAGGACGAAATCGTAATGGCAGTTGCTCCAAATATTGGAGATGTTTTCTTGCTTATGGGTGGAACCACTGGTAGAGATGGTATTCATGGAGTAACCTTTGCATCTGAGGAGTTAACTTCCAACTCTGAAACCGAAGACCGTCCTGCTGTGCAAGTTGCAGACCCATTCACTAAAAAGAGAGTGCTTGAAGCTTCACTTGAAATCCTTGAAAAAATCGATTGTTCCGGTGTAAAGGATTTAGGTGGTGGAGGTCTTACCTGCTGTGTTTCAGAACTTGTGGACAAGTCTGGAAACGGTGCAGTTGTAGACCTTAGGGCTATTCCTCTTCGTGAAGAGGGAATGACCCCTTATGAAATTATGCTTTCAGAATCACAAGAACGTATGATTTTTGTCATCAACCCTAAAGATGTTGAATTGGCTCAAGCTATCTGTGACAAGCATGAGATTCCATCTGCAGTGATCGGTGAAGTTACTGATGGAAACCATATGCTTGTAAAGGATTTCGATGCAGAAGTGGAACTCCAAACATTATGTGATGTTCCAACTATTCTTTTAGCGGATCCACCTTCACTTGATAGGGAAATGAGAGAACCTGCTAAACCAACCGATTTGGTTGAAGTGGTTGATGGTCCAATAGATGAATCATTGATTAAAGTATTGTCCTCCCCTAACATTGCAAGCAAGGAATGGGTTTACAAGCAATATGACCATGAAGTTCAAACCAGAACTGTAGTAAAACCTGGTGATGATGCAGCTGTATTGCAAATTGATGATGAAACCGCTGTTGCAATTACTGCTGATTCCAATACAATCCACACTAAATTGGCTCCATACGATGGTGGAGCAGGAAGTGTTGCAGAAGCAATCCGTAATGTAGTTTCAATGGGTGCTAAACCTTATGCTGTTGTAGATTGTCTAAACTTCGGTAACCCTGAAACTCCTGAAATCCTCTGGCAATTCAAGGAGTGCATTAAGGGAATGTCTGACATTGCAAGGAAATTCGAAGCTCCTGTAATCAGTGGAAATGTAAGTTTCTACAATGAAACAGAAGGTATTAAAATCAACCCAACCCCTTCAGTAGGGGTAATCGGTGTTGAAAAGCTTTCAAGCATCAGAACACTTCCATTCAAGGAAGAAGGGGATAAAATCATCATTATCGGTAAAACCTATGATGAAGTTGAAGGTTCCGAATACCACAGAGCTGTACATTCTCTTGAACAAGGGGATGCTCCTAAAATCAGAATCGATGATGAATTGGCATCTGCAAACACCATTCTTGACTTAATTGAAAATGATGGGGATTATGTAAAATTCCTTGAAGGCGAAGATGAACTTGCAATAACCGCTACCCACGATGTCTCTGCTGGTGGAATAGCTATTGCTTTATCTGAAATGGCTATGAGCGGCAAACTTGGTTGTGAAGTTGACATTAGCAAGGTTCCAGCTGAAGAGGGCATCAGTGACAATAACTTGTTGTTCTCTGAATCCCATGCAAGATTTATCATAACCGTAAGTGCTGATAAGGCAGATGAAATACTCGATTCCATTGATGTGGATGCTGCAATTATCGGTGAAGTCAAGGGAGATTCATTAGTCATTAAGAAAGATGATGAAACCATTGTAGATTTAGCTGTAGCTGACTTGGATGATGCTTATCATGGTGTCATTGAAAAGTACATGGCTTAA
- the ileS gene encoding isoleucine--tRNA ligase, giving the protein MPLKEADKNYDFKKIEEKVQNFWADSDIYEKTNKLRANGPQYSFLDGPPYCSGKIHLGTTWNKVIKDTLLRYKSMNGFSLRRQAGWDTHGLPIEHKVEQLLGIESKQEIEEKYGIDNFIDKCKEFAMENKVAMTEQFKSLGVWMDWDNPYMTLDPKYMESAWWTLKKTHEKNLLTRDQRVISWCPHCQTALAAAEIDYTEGDDPSIYVRFPLKENFLTEENCDDFEALADLRQSFLVWTTTPWTLPGNLAICLNEDFDYSFVKVDERLNESEEEILIIAKELLETVLGPIEVIHKNKLPNPKYDPEDEESKEKKYIIEEEKEVMYEIIKTVKGSELLGLSYVYPLAEQVPKQMGIEAENKLVHTTFHGDHVELGEGTGFVHTAPGHGPEDFEIGQKVGLPIHCPVDEAGCFTEEGGIYAEGFTKDLNDTIIADLIAQDLMFKHDTINHRYGVCWRCKTPIIYLATEQWFIKVPEIKEKMLSEIDRVEWVPKWAGEGRFHDWVANAKDWTISRQRYWGIPIPIWICPDCGEIKVIGSVEELKNESINEITASDEDLVHRPYVDEVLIKCDCGCDSPMKRIPDVLDVWIDSGVAGWAALYYPREEEMFNKWYPYDFICEGHDQTRGWFYSQLGTGVIALDQAPYNKVLMHGFVLDEEGKKMSKSLGNVVQPEEVIEKYGADVLRFYLLWACKPWDDLKFVWDELNNVKKMFNIFWNVYVFSTTYMALDEFDPAKCIVDGPDANVTLRNEDKWILSRVNSLAKEVGEAINDVHFHLATRAINNFILEDLSRWYVRLIRGRTWVESDDPDKLGAYYSLYTTLNTLIHLMAPITPHLSEEVYENLVKNLNAEAVESIHMDDWMYDESLIDNELEAKMDNVRDVIEASARARDVARYKLRWPVSDITVVSQDDEVLESISSLEDIIKDQSNTKEVITATEFENLTFIAKPNLKTLGPRLKGDMGIVQKFFAQAKADGTGNSIKDSLDSTGKYVVRGEDREGILKEIELSADDVLYETELPDDVVSAEFAGGNVFVNTKITPEILSEAMARELIRRIQDMRKDMDLDVEANVGVMVNTNAEFKELVEKQSDLISEEVRAKSLVIFDGEACEVCTLKGTEENVDEDISVEYSKEWIIEDNKVIISVVKLI; this is encoded by the coding sequence ATGCCGTTAAAAGAGGCAGATAAAAACTATGACTTTAAGAAAATAGAAGAAAAGGTCCAAAACTTTTGGGCAGATTCTGACATATATGAAAAGACTAATAAGCTACGAGCTAATGGTCCACAATATTCCTTTTTAGATGGGCCACCATATTGTAGTGGAAAAATCCATTTAGGTACTACCTGGAACAAGGTTATTAAGGATACCTTATTGCGTTACAAGTCCATGAATGGATTTAGCTTAAGAAGACAAGCTGGATGGGATACTCACGGATTGCCTATCGAACATAAGGTAGAGCAATTGTTAGGCATTGAATCCAAGCAGGAAATTGAGGAAAAATACGGCATTGACAACTTTATTGACAAATGTAAGGAATTTGCAATGGAAAATAAGGTTGCAATGACTGAACAGTTCAAAAGCTTGGGAGTTTGGATGGATTGGGATAACCCTTATATGACCTTGGATCCTAAATATATGGAATCCGCTTGGTGGACATTGAAGAAAACCCATGAAAAGAATTTGCTTACCCGTGACCAAAGGGTAATCAGCTGGTGTCCTCACTGTCAAACTGCACTTGCTGCAGCTGAAATTGACTATACTGAAGGAGATGACCCTTCCATTTATGTACGTTTCCCATTAAAGGAAAACTTCTTAACTGAAGAAAACTGTGATGATTTTGAAGCTTTAGCTGATTTAAGACAATCTTTCTTGGTATGGACAACCACTCCTTGGACACTTCCTGGAAACTTAGCTATTTGTTTAAATGAAGATTTCGATTATTCATTCGTTAAGGTAGATGAAAGATTAAATGAGAGTGAAGAAGAAATCCTCATCATAGCAAAAGAGCTCTTGGAAACTGTTTTAGGCCCAATTGAAGTTATTCACAAAAACAAATTGCCAAATCCTAAATACGATCCTGAAGATGAAGAGTCAAAAGAGAAAAAATACATCATAGAGGAAGAGAAAGAAGTGATGTATGAAATCATCAAGACTGTAAAAGGCTCAGAGCTTTTAGGTTTATCTTATGTTTATCCTTTAGCGGAGCAAGTACCTAAACAAATGGGAATTGAAGCTGAAAATAAATTGGTGCACACCACTTTCCATGGAGACCATGTTGAATTAGGTGAAGGTACCGGTTTTGTACACACTGCTCCTGGACACGGTCCTGAGGACTTCGAAATCGGTCAAAAAGTAGGACTTCCTATACACTGTCCAGTGGATGAAGCAGGATGTTTCACTGAAGAGGGTGGTATCTATGCTGAAGGCTTTACCAAAGACTTGAATGACACCATTATTGCTGATTTAATTGCTCAAGATTTAATGTTTAAGCATGATACAATCAACCACAGATACGGTGTCTGTTGGAGATGTAAGACTCCTATTATTTACTTAGCTACTGAACAATGGTTCATTAAAGTACCTGAAATCAAGGAAAAAATGCTCTCTGAAATTGATAGAGTGGAATGGGTGCCTAAATGGGCTGGTGAAGGAAGATTCCATGATTGGGTAGCTAATGCTAAGGACTGGACCATTTCAAGACAAAGATACTGGGGTATTCCAATACCTATTTGGATTTGTCCTGATTGTGGTGAAATCAAGGTAATCGGTTCAGTTGAAGAGCTTAAAAATGAATCAATCAATGAAATCACTGCAAGTGATGAAGATTTAGTACACAGACCTTATGTTGATGAGGTATTGATTAAATGTGATTGTGGTTGCGATTCACCAATGAAACGTATTCCTGATGTATTAGATGTATGGATTGACTCAGGAGTAGCAGGTTGGGCAGCTTTATACTACCCTCGTGAAGAGGAAATGTTTAATAAATGGTATCCTTATGACTTTATTTGTGAGGGACACGACCAAACCAGAGGATGGTTCTATTCCCAATTAGGAACTGGTGTAATCGCTTTGGACCAAGCTCCATATAACAAGGTTTTAATGCACGGATTCGTATTGGACGAAGAAGGTAAAAAGATGAGTAAATCCTTAGGTAATGTAGTTCAACCTGAGGAAGTAATTGAAAAGTATGGTGCAGATGTATTAAGATTCTACCTTTTATGGGCTTGCAAGCCATGGGATGACCTTAAGTTCGTATGGGATGAATTGAACAATGTCAAAAAGATGTTCAATATCTTCTGGAACGTATATGTGTTCTCAACCACTTATATGGCTCTTGACGAATTCGACCCTGCAAAATGCATAGTTGATGGTCCTGATGCAAATGTCACTTTAAGAAATGAGGACAAATGGATCTTGTCCCGTGTAAATTCACTTGCAAAAGAAGTGGGTGAAGCAATCAATGATGTGCACTTCCACTTAGCTACAAGAGCAATCAACAATTTCATTCTTGAAGACTTAAGCAGATGGTATGTGAGATTGATTAGAGGAAGAACCTGGGTGGAAAGCGATGACCCAGACAAATTAGGTGCATACTATTCACTTTACACTACACTTAATACCTTAATCCATTTAATGGCTCCAATTACTCCTCACTTATCTGAAGAGGTATATGAAAACTTGGTTAAAAACTTGAATGCTGAAGCTGTAGAAAGTATTCATATGGATGATTGGATGTATGACGAATCATTAATCGATAATGAACTCGAAGCTAAGATGGATAATGTTAGAGATGTCATCGAAGCATCTGCAAGAGCTAGAGATGTTGCAAGATACAAATTAAGATGGCCTGTAAGTGACATCACTGTTGTATCACAGGATGATGAAGTCTTGGAAAGCATATCCTCACTTGAAGATATTATTAAAGATCAATCCAATACAAAAGAGGTTATTACAGCTACTGAATTTGAAAACCTTACATTTATTGCAAAACCTAATCTCAAAACCTTAGGTCCAAGACTTAAGGGAGATATGGGAATTGTACAAAAATTCTTCGCACAAGCTAAAGCAGATGGAACAGGAAATTCCATTAAGGATAGCTTAGATTCTACTGGCAAGTATGTTGTCAGAGGAGAAGATAGGGAAGGCATTTTAAAAGAAATTGAACTCTCTGCAGATGATGTTCTTTATGAAACTGAGCTTCCTGACGATGTTGTAAGTGCAGAATTTGCTGGAGGAAACGTATTCGTAAATACTAAAATCACTCCAGAAATCTTATCTGAAGCTATGGCTCGTGAACTTATTAGAAGAATCCAAGACATGAGAAAGGACATGGACTTGGATGTTGAGGCTAATGTCGGTGTTATGGTCAATACCAATGCTGAATTCAAGGAATTGGTTGAAAAGCAGTCTGATTTAATAAGTGAAGAGGTAAGAGCTAAGTCACTTGTAATATTTGATGGTGAAGCTTGTGAAGTATGTACACTTAAAGGTACAGAAGAGAATGTGGATGAGGATATTTCCGTTGAATATTCAAAAGAATGGATTATTGAAGATAACAAAGTGATAATTTCTGTTGTTAAACTTATCTAA
- a CDS encoding DUF192 domain-containing protein — MIEILENKNNETDKNLKSITLKNSNEKIAEIKIANTFFSRLMGLMFKKNAKVPLLFEIPEKINKKERSSIHSFFMRFEIVLVFIDKSNAVYEISELKPWNCYVPKKPAKYIVEFDRREFNDCLKIGDEIEIK, encoded by the coding sequence ATGATAGAAATATTGGAAAATAAGAATAATGAAACGGATAAAAATTTGAAGTCAATTACACTTAAAAATTCAAATGAAAAAATTGCTGAGATTAAGATAGCCAATACTTTTTTTAGTCGTTTAATGGGACTGATGTTTAAAAAAAATGCTAAAGTTCCACTACTGTTTGAAATTCCTGAGAAAATAAATAAGAAGGAAAGATCTTCAATCCATAGCTTTTTCATGAGATTTGAGATAGTACTAGTTTTTATAGACAAAAGCAATGCAGTTTACGAAATATCTGAATTGAAGCCATGGAATTGTTATGTTCCTAAAAAACCAGCAAAATATATAGTGGAATTTGATAGAAGAGAATTCAATGATTGCTTGAAAATAGGTGATGAAATAGAAATAAAATGA
- a CDS encoding dihydromethanopterin reductase (acceptor), giving the protein MKIGWAFTGAGHLLKESVEAMEELAKDNDLTVFLSQASEEVLKMYGLYDRVVAVTGGRYNELASDSNQKFSFPITGRLSLGKYDLLIVSPTTANTVAKIVHGISDTLVTNAVAQAGKGRVRTLMVPVDIEPGDVETILPSKLEKTKCQNCDECEAALACPNGAIIPHAEIDLLKCIGCGTCNDICPYDAVSTGKIITMHMREIDIENTQKLQKMEGIEIFDTPQSLLDSLDL; this is encoded by the coding sequence ATGAAAATAGGATGGGCTTTTACCGGTGCAGGACATTTGCTTAAGGAAAGCGTTGAAGCTATGGAAGAATTGGCTAAAGACAATGATTTGACTGTCTTTTTATCCCAAGCTTCTGAAGAAGTTTTAAAAATGTATGGGCTCTATGATAGGGTAGTTGCTGTAACCGGTGGAAGGTATAACGAACTTGCAAGCGATTCCAATCAAAAATTCAGCTTCCCAATTACTGGCAGGCTTTCACTTGGAAAATATGATTTGCTTATCGTATCACCTACTACTGCAAACACAGTTGCTAAGATAGTTCATGGAATTTCAGACACTCTTGTTACCAATGCTGTTGCACAAGCTGGAAAAGGCAGGGTAAGAACTCTTATGGTTCCTGTAGACATTGAACCAGGAGATGTTGAAACAATATTACCATCAAAGCTTGAAAAGACAAAATGCCAAAACTGTGATGAGTGTGAGGCAGCTTTAGCTTGTCCAAATGGTGCAATCATTCCTCACGCGGAAATTGATCTATTGAAATGCATTGGCTGTGGAACCTGTAATGACATTTGTCCATATGATGCGGTTTCAACAGGAAAAATCATAACTATGCATATGAGAGAAATAGATATTGAGAACACTCAAAAACTCCAAAAAATGGAGGGAATCGAGATTTTCGACACTCCTCAAAGTCTTTTGGATAGTTTAGATTTATAA
- the glyA gene encoding serine hydroxymethyltransferase — MYQYEEDMNKIYDLMRVHNDWMRDSVNLIASENTTSNAVTTAMASDLAHRYAEGQAYERLYQGCTYIDQIEDITKQLSCKVYDCSYANVQPVSGVTANLAAFFGFAKAGDKMIAMNIPFGGHISHANVSAAGIRGLKTLEHPFNPEVMNIDVDALNKMILEEKPKIILFGGSLFLFPHPVSEVVDAANEVGATIMYDGAHVLGLIAGKQFQDPLKEGAEVLMGSTHKTFPGPQGGIILSDKKNEKLIDNAVFPGVVSNHHLHHLAGLGIATAEMLEFGEDYAKQTIKNAKALAGALAEQGFNVMCEDLGYTESHQVAMDVRDVKRATILAKELEQNNIILNKNLIPGDNVNDSDDPSGIRIGTQEITRRGMKENEMEEVAEFIWRVAEGDKVDIKDEVTEFMSGYRTIHYAFTEEEGYKFIEHI; from the coding sequence ATGTATCAATATGAAGAAGATATGAATAAGATTTATGACTTGATGAGAGTTCATAATGACTGGATGAGAGACAGCGTTAACCTTATTGCAAGTGAAAATACCACAAGTAATGCTGTTACAACTGCAATGGCTTCTGATTTGGCTCACAGATATGCTGAAGGACAAGCTTACGAAAGATTATACCAAGGATGTACTTACATTGACCAAATTGAAGACATTACAAAACAATTATCATGTAAAGTTTACGACTGTAGCTATGCAAACGTTCAACCAGTTTCTGGAGTAACTGCAAACCTCGCTGCTTTCTTCGGTTTCGCTAAAGCTGGAGACAAGATGATTGCTATGAACATTCCTTTTGGAGGACACATTTCCCATGCAAATGTTAGTGCAGCAGGTATTAGAGGATTAAAAACTTTAGAACATCCTTTCAATCCAGAAGTAATGAACATTGATGTTGATGCATTGAATAAAATGATCTTGGAGGAAAAACCAAAAATCATTCTCTTTGGAGGAAGCTTATTCTTATTCCCACACCCTGTATCTGAAGTTGTAGATGCAGCTAACGAAGTGGGAGCAACCATTATGTACGATGGTGCTCACGTGCTTGGATTGATTGCAGGTAAACAATTCCAAGATCCTTTAAAAGAAGGAGCTGAAGTTCTTATGGGAAGTACCCACAAGACTTTCCCAGGTCCTCAAGGAGGAATCATCTTATCCGATAAGAAAAATGAAAAATTGATTGACAATGCTGTATTCCCTGGTGTAGTAAGTAACCACCACTTACACCATTTAGCTGGTTTAGGTATTGCTACCGCTGAAATGTTAGAGTTTGGTGAAGATTACGCTAAACAAACCATCAAAAACGCTAAAGCATTGGCTGGTGCTCTCGCTGAACAAGGATTCAATGTAATGTGTGAAGACTTAGGATACACTGAATCTCACCAAGTGGCTATGGATGTAAGAGATGTCAAAAGAGCTACCATCTTAGCTAAGGAATTAGAGCAAAACAACATCATTCTTAACAAAAACCTCATTCCTGGTGACAATGTAAATGACAGTGATGACCCATCTGGTATCAGAATCGGTACTCAAGAAATCACCAGAAGAGGAATGAAAGAAAATGAAATGGAAGAAGTAGCTGAATTTATCTGGAGAGTTGCTGAAGGTGACAAAGTAGACATCAAGGATGAAGTAACTGAATTCATGTCCGGGTACAGAACCATTCACTACGCTTTCACAGAAGAAGAAGGATACAAGTTCATTGAACATATATAA